Proteins encoded within one genomic window of Empedobacter falsenii:
- a CDS encoding NUDIX hydrolase: protein MNYIYLVNALVTDEIGRMLAVRKKKSKFFQMVGGKREQDEELLTTLRREFLEEINVDILQNDVSFLGQHTSIAVNEANTEVHANVFHVKLKSLETLKIASEIEEMVWITKENYKEFQLAHLLEEFSLPIWLEMEF, encoded by the coding sequence ATGAATTATATTTATTTGGTGAACGCCTTGGTTACAGATGAAATAGGTAGAATGTTAGCTGTCCGAAAAAAGAAATCGAAATTTTTTCAGATGGTTGGAGGAAAACGAGAGCAAGATGAAGAATTATTAACAACGCTTCGACGCGAATTTTTAGAAGAGATTAATGTTGATATTCTACAGAACGATGTTTCATTTTTAGGACAACATACTTCTATTGCCGTTAACGAAGCGAATACTGAAGTTCATGCAAATGTGTTTCATGTTAAATTAAAATCATTAGAAACGCTTAAAATCGCTTCTGAGATAGAAGAAATGGTGTGGATAACGAAAGAAAATTACAAAGAATTTCAATTGGCTCATTTATTAGAAGAATTCAGTTTACCAATTTGGTTAGAAATGGAATTTTAA
- a CDS encoding DUF2938 domain-containing protein: MEIIIKTILVGVGATIVMDIWAFILKLFNIKSLDYRFVGRWIGHFANGKFTHDKIFDSKPIQNEVFIGWLAHYLIGITFSILLVVIFGVEWLNHPTIFPALFVGLFTIVAPFFIMQPAFGLGIASSKLPSPNVMRFRSLLTHLIFGFGLYISALTLSLF, from the coding sequence ATGGAGATAATTATAAAAACAATATTGGTTGGCGTTGGAGCAACAATTGTGATGGATATTTGGGCTTTTATTTTGAAATTATTCAATATTAAATCTTTGGACTATAGATTTGTAGGCCGTTGGATTGGACATTTTGCAAATGGAAAGTTTACGCATGATAAAATATTTGATTCAAAACCAATTCAAAATGAAGTTTTTATCGGTTGGTTGGCGCATTACTTAATCGGAATTACATTTTCTATTTTATTAGTCGTGATTTTTGGGGTAGAATGGTTAAATCATCCTACAATTTTTCCTGCTTTATTTGTAGGATTATTTACAATTGTCGCACCTTTTTTTATTATGCAACCAGCATTTGGGCTTGGAATTGCATCTTCAAAACTTCCGTCGCCAAATGTAATGCGTTTTCGCAGTTTACTCACACATCTTATTTTTGGTTTTGGCTTATATATTTCTGCATTAACTCTTTCTCTATTCTAA